A region of Paractinoplanes abujensis DNA encodes the following proteins:
- a CDS encoding lysyl oxidase family protein, producing MAGVMPAALAFTGMQVADAATNNGVKLVSGGKNIKAERYDTGNGFAVDLDLGLNVIAGEEPLEIRATRKSYADPIVAQLVTKKGNVTLPKALATDLYTLKQFTTVTIKNAKGAVVKRYWTNFCPNSYDSVRTRPDAPAQSPYPMGCPSGNPFTLGTVWGVQAGWNAKTSDVPTHGKAFDLPPGKYSVGVTINPPYQKLLNLSAKDATVALNLTVAKESVEKEAHTNAHRHGQQVSVTHSEYRVPAKRPTTRAAAPAAGPRPDLRSLPAWGISISKEAKNKWYVNFGATVWNAGDSPLLVDGFRRNGQDLMDAYQYFFDAQGNQVGAVPAGTMQWDPRAGHNHWHFTDFAQYNLLKSDQKQVARSGKEAFCLANTDQVDYTIPLAKWRPFNTDLETSCGEKNSVGVREVLDIGNGDTYTQDRPGQSFDVTSLPNGTYFIQVKANPAGKLSELSTTNNTSVRKIVLGGTAKKRTLTVPPVNGIKG from the coding sequence GTGGCGGGAGTCATGCCGGCGGCGCTGGCATTCACCGGGATGCAGGTGGCCGACGCCGCCACCAACAATGGCGTCAAACTGGTCTCGGGCGGCAAGAACATCAAGGCCGAGCGGTACGACACGGGGAACGGCTTCGCGGTCGACCTCGATCTCGGCCTCAACGTCATCGCGGGTGAGGAGCCGCTCGAGATCCGGGCGACCCGCAAGTCGTACGCGGATCCGATCGTGGCCCAGCTGGTCACGAAGAAGGGGAACGTGACGCTGCCCAAGGCCCTCGCCACCGACCTGTACACGCTCAAGCAGTTCACCACGGTGACGATCAAGAACGCCAAGGGCGCCGTGGTCAAGCGCTACTGGACGAACTTCTGCCCCAACTCGTACGACTCGGTGCGCACCCGCCCCGACGCGCCGGCCCAGTCGCCGTACCCGATGGGCTGTCCCTCCGGGAACCCGTTCACGCTCGGCACTGTGTGGGGTGTGCAGGCGGGATGGAACGCCAAGACCAGCGATGTGCCCACCCACGGCAAGGCGTTCGACCTGCCGCCCGGCAAGTACTCGGTCGGCGTCACCATCAACCCCCCGTACCAGAAGCTCTTGAACCTCAGCGCCAAGGACGCGACAGTCGCGCTCAACCTGACCGTGGCCAAGGAGTCCGTCGAGAAGGAAGCGCACACCAACGCGCATCGGCACGGCCAGCAGGTCTCCGTGACCCACTCCGAGTACCGGGTGCCGGCCAAGCGCCCCACCACTCGTGCGGCCGCGCCCGCGGCCGGTCCGCGGCCGGACCTGCGCTCGCTGCCCGCCTGGGGCATCTCGATCAGCAAGGAAGCCAAGAACAAGTGGTACGTCAACTTCGGCGCGACGGTCTGGAACGCCGGTGACTCGCCGCTGCTGGTCGACGGGTTCCGCCGCAACGGGCAGGACCTGATGGACGCCTACCAGTACTTCTTCGACGCCCAGGGCAACCAGGTCGGCGCCGTGCCGGCCGGGACGATGCAGTGGGACCCACGCGCGGGGCACAACCACTGGCACTTCACCGACTTCGCGCAGTACAACCTGCTCAAGTCCGACCAGAAGCAGGTCGCGCGCAGCGGCAAGGAGGCGTTCTGCCTGGCCAACACCGACCAGGTCGACTACACGATCCCGCTCGCGAAGTGGCGCCCGTTCAACACCGACCTCGAGACGTCGTGCGGCGAGAAGAACTCGGTGGGCGTGCGTGAGGTGCTCGACATCGGTAACGGCGACACCTACACGCAGGACCGGCCGGGGCAGTCGTTCGACGTCACGTCGCTGCCCAACGGCACGTACTTCATCCAGGTCAAGGCGAACCCGGCCGGCAAGCTGAGCGAACTGAGCACCACGAACAACACCTCGGTGCGCAAGATCGTGCTCGGCGGCACGGCGAAGAAGCGGACGCTCACCGTGCCCCCGGTCAACGGCATCAAGGGCTGA
- a CDS encoding acyltransferase family protein: MSASPVTAAPAAQEKPPAPSSRNRYIDSLRALAIVRVVVYHAFGWAWLTYVLPAMGVMFAIAGSLMAASLAKGGARKAVWSRIRRLLPALWTFAAVALPLMFWHGWSTSDPDHPLHKLNLVFWLFPLEDPPGSSWGEPFWEVLWYLRAYLIFVLVSPILYFAYKKLGWVVVALPLVALAVLHVTGFRLPDPIDGIMWDFVTYAACWMAGFAHRDGRLHRLPVAVWAAVTAVIGGVGLYWLFTHPTAWGFDLNEEPIARTLWSLAFVLIVLRFRPTMAVLDKVKWLSESVRVINARAITIYLWHFPLITVGAAVLEHYQVPWATFQYVVWMLVLETVMVLGAVLVFGWVEDVSAKRKASLWPRIATPALAGAGAPAALAGAGAPAVPLNTEINPSLRTVAPQQAVPQAGPARPAGGTVYGSSAARGAARVEGFNPEQPPRAG, translated from the coding sequence ATGTCTGCAAGTCCCGTCACTGCGGCGCCCGCTGCGCAGGAGAAGCCTCCCGCGCCGTCGTCGCGCAACCGCTACATCGACTCGCTGCGCGCGTTGGCGATCGTTCGCGTCGTCGTCTACCACGCGTTCGGCTGGGCCTGGCTCACCTACGTGCTGCCCGCGATGGGCGTGATGTTCGCCATTGCCGGTTCGCTCATGGCCGCGTCGCTCGCCAAGGGCGGTGCGCGCAAGGCGGTCTGGTCGCGCATCCGGCGGCTGCTGCCCGCGCTGTGGACGTTCGCCGCGGTCGCGTTGCCGCTGATGTTCTGGCACGGCTGGTCGACCAGCGACCCGGACCACCCGCTGCACAAGCTCAACCTGGTGTTCTGGCTGTTCCCGCTGGAGGACCCGCCGGGCAGCTCGTGGGGTGAGCCGTTCTGGGAGGTCCTGTGGTACCTCCGGGCGTACCTGATCTTCGTCCTGGTCTCGCCGATCCTGTACTTCGCCTACAAGAAGCTCGGCTGGGTCGTGGTGGCGTTGCCGCTCGTCGCCCTGGCCGTGTTGCACGTGACCGGTTTCCGCCTGCCTGACCCGATCGACGGCATCATGTGGGACTTCGTCACCTATGCCGCGTGCTGGATGGCCGGTTTCGCGCATCGTGACGGCCGGCTGCACAGGTTGCCCGTCGCGGTGTGGGCGGCCGTGACCGCGGTGATCGGCGGTGTCGGCCTGTACTGGCTGTTCACGCACCCGACGGCGTGGGGCTTCGACCTCAATGAGGAGCCCATCGCCCGTACGTTGTGGTCTCTTGCCTTTGTCCTGATCGTGCTGCGCTTCCGTCCCACGATGGCCGTTCTCGACAAGGTGAAATGGCTGTCCGAGTCCGTTCGTGTCATCAATGCGCGCGCCATCACGATCTACCTGTGGCACTTCCCGCTCATCACGGTCGGCGCGGCGGTGCTCGAGCACTACCAGGTGCCGTGGGCGACGTTCCAGTACGTCGTGTGGATGCTCGTGCTCGAGACGGTAATGGTGCTCGGCGCGGTGCTCGTCTTCGGCTGGGTCGAGGACGTCTCGGCCAAGCGCAAGGCGTCGCTGTGGCCGCGGATCGCCACTCCCGCGCTGGCGGGTGCGGGCGCTCCGGCCGCGCTGGCGGGTGCGGGCGCTCCGGCCGTCCCGCTCAACACCGAGATCAACCCCAGCCTCCGTACGGTGGCTCCGCAGCAAGCTGTTCCGCAGGCCGGCCCGGCTCGCCCGGCGGGGGGCACGGTGTACGGCTCGTCGGCGGCTCGCGGGGCTGCGCGTGTCGAGGGGTTCAACCCGGAGCAGCCGCCGCGGGCGGGCTGA
- a CDS encoding nucleoside deaminase: MTLVTSSGISAVDESYLERAVALAWDARKRGDHPFGALLVGPAGNVAEAMNSTVTQSDPTGHAETNLVRVAGSWELAVLSESTLYTSTEPCAMCAGAIYWSGIGRTVFAFSSDELGAMVDEEDGVPPLRLSSREVFARGGRPIVVDGPAALASAADVHRGFWK, translated from the coding sequence ATGACCTTGGTGACGTCCAGCGGAATTTCGGCGGTCGACGAGTCGTATCTGGAAAGGGCCGTGGCTCTGGCCTGGGACGCGCGCAAACGCGGGGATCATCCGTTCGGGGCGCTGCTCGTCGGGCCGGCGGGAAATGTGGCCGAGGCGATGAATTCGACGGTCACCCAGTCCGACCCGACGGGGCATGCGGAGACCAATCTCGTCCGGGTGGCCGGCAGCTGGGAATTGGCCGTGCTGAGCGAAAGCACGCTGTACACGAGCACCGAACCGTGCGCGATGTGCGCGGGTGCGATCTATTGGTCCGGGATCGGCCGTACGGTTTTCGCCTTCTCCTCCGACGAACTCGGCGCGATGGTCGACGAGGAGGACGGGGTGCCCCCGCTGCGGTTGTCGTCGCGGGAGGTCTTCGCCCGCGGCGGACGTCCGATCGTGGTCGACGGGCCGGCCGCGCTCGCCAGCGCCGCCGACGTGCATAGAGGCTTCTGGAAATAG
- a CDS encoding phospholipase D-like domain-containing protein: MGVDLGSVEFYAGPSALGGPDDLDAVIREFIAGATDTLLIAVQELDSRAVAEAILAAKARKVSVQIILEGDYLVEDPPLADPWSLSGDNEHNRVIHSALLRAGVDLVTDLNPKIFHQKFIVRDPGAPTAAVLTGSTNFTLTDTGKNANGNNLNHVLVLRGQTATGLYVREFERLRSGTFGELRERREPRPREFRLGGIRVKPIFAPHQGPEMEIMKQMLKAEHKVDFAMFTFAQSSGIDDTMFWLLKAGIPVRGVLDRGQGSQAWAATIPLMDKGAQLFENTPGNGVRKVHHKLMVIDEQLVIVGSFNYTAPAATLNDENIVVLGDLEEKDPDAIAAQRRLAAYVLEEIDRVITTLSRPVAARQR, translated from the coding sequence ATGGGTGTGGACCTGGGCAGTGTGGAGTTCTACGCGGGGCCGTCCGCTCTCGGTGGGCCCGACGATCTCGACGCGGTGATCCGCGAGTTCATCGCCGGCGCCACCGACACGTTGCTGATCGCCGTGCAGGAGCTGGATTCACGCGCGGTCGCCGAGGCGATCCTCGCGGCCAAAGCACGCAAGGTCAGCGTGCAGATCATTCTCGAAGGCGACTACCTGGTCGAGGATCCGCCGCTCGCCGACCCGTGGAGCCTCTCCGGCGACAACGAGCACAATCGGGTCATTCACTCGGCGCTGCTGCGGGCCGGCGTCGACCTGGTCACCGACCTCAACCCCAAGATTTTCCACCAGAAGTTCATCGTGCGGGACCCGGGCGCGCCCACTGCGGCGGTGCTGACCGGTTCGACCAACTTCACGCTGACCGACACCGGCAAGAACGCCAACGGGAACAACCTCAATCACGTTCTGGTCCTCCGCGGCCAGACCGCGACGGGGCTGTATGTGCGCGAGTTCGAGCGTTTGCGCAGTGGCACGTTCGGCGAGCTGCGGGAGCGCCGCGAGCCCCGGCCGCGCGAGTTCCGGCTCGGCGGCATCCGCGTCAAGCCCATCTTCGCGCCGCACCAGGGGCCCGAGATGGAGATCATGAAGCAGATGTTGAAGGCGGAACACAAGGTCGACTTCGCGATGTTCACCTTCGCTCAGTCGTCGGGCATCGACGACACGATGTTCTGGTTGCTCAAGGCGGGCATTCCGGTGCGTGGAGTGCTCGATCGTGGCCAGGGCAGCCAAGCGTGGGCGGCCACCATCCCGCTCATGGACAAGGGCGCCCAGTTGTTCGAGAACACGCCGGGCAACGGTGTGCGCAAGGTGCACCACAAGCTGATGGTGATCGACGAGCAGCTCGTGATCGTGGGCAGCTTCAACTACACCGCGCCCGCCGCGACCCTGAACGACGAGAACATCGTCGTGCTCGGTGATCTGGAGGAGAAAGACCCGGACGCGATCGCCGCTCAGCGTCGCCTGGCCGCCTACGTCCTCGAGGAGATCGACCGGGTCATCACGACGCTGTCGCGACCGGTCGCCGCCAGACAACGATAG
- a CDS encoding response regulator, with protein sequence MIRVLLVDDQALMRAGFRALLEAEDGLEVVGEAADGAGAVQQCRVLRPDVVLMDVQMPGLDGIDATRRIAAEPGLAGVRVLILTNFGLDSYVFAALRAGASGFLLKDADPGDLLRAIGVVARGDALLAPAVTRTLISEFVTGPPPPDPAAGRDVLTGREQEIVELVARGLTNDEIAARMVISPLTAKTHVNRAMTKLHCRDRAQLVVWAYESGLIAPRRR encoded by the coding sequence GTGATCCGGGTTCTGCTGGTCGACGACCAGGCGCTCATGCGGGCCGGCTTCCGGGCGCTGCTCGAGGCCGAGGACGGTCTCGAAGTGGTGGGGGAGGCCGCCGACGGGGCGGGCGCGGTGCAGCAGTGCCGGGTGCTGCGACCCGACGTTGTGCTGATGGACGTTCAGATGCCGGGGCTCGACGGGATCGACGCCACCCGGCGCATCGCCGCCGAGCCGGGTCTGGCCGGGGTCCGGGTGCTGATCCTCACCAACTTCGGGCTCGACTCCTACGTGTTCGCCGCGTTGCGGGCCGGGGCCAGCGGGTTCCTGCTCAAGGACGCCGACCCGGGCGACCTGCTGCGGGCCATCGGGGTCGTGGCCCGGGGTGACGCCCTGCTGGCGCCCGCTGTCACCCGCACGCTGATCAGCGAGTTCGTCACCGGTCCGCCGCCGCCCGACCCGGCAGCCGGGCGTGATGTGCTCACCGGCCGCGAACAGGAGATCGTCGAGCTGGTGGCGCGGGGACTGACCAACGACGAGATCGCCGCGCGCATGGTGATCAGTCCGCTGACTGCCAAGACGCACGTCAACCGGGCCATGACCAAGTTGCACTGCCGCGACCGCGCCCAGCTGGTCGTCTGGGCCTACGAGTCGGGGCTGATCGCTCCCCGGCGACGGTGA
- a CDS encoding sensor histidine kinase → MRLDLPYLAGGVLLGGLLLANAALAPDAAPTGAPGVLLIVVMAAAVAVSRRFPVVALAVVTVSMLALHLRVHAGVAAAFPVLGLVYLTAWRGRRLPAALASLLFLGGFLARDISAAPEGEAAQQLVERTSLLLGWFVAANVAGVIGRQRRAYLEQVEQRAAEAERTREEMALRRAGEERLRIARDLHDSLTHSISVIKVQAGIAVHLARKRGEEPPAALLAIQEAGGAAMRELRETLEVLRTPSDVEGVGLALVGELAERTRASGFPVRVDVSGDPAELPSEVDQAGYRVVQEALTNIARHAGPAAADVHIAYGLGSLTISVTDDGLASPDCPVTPGVGLRGMRERVTGLGGTLQAAPREAGGFAVVATFPLDGAARSGAADGDRATRGRVATGGGPGDGAVRGGIARAGVSVRAHSENGGGTGESVVRGGTGDGAVRGTAGRTGAAGDAAG, encoded by the coding sequence GTGCGACTCGACCTGCCCTACCTCGCCGGTGGCGTCCTCCTGGGAGGGCTGCTGCTGGCCAACGCTGCCCTCGCGCCCGACGCCGCGCCGACCGGGGCGCCCGGTGTCCTGCTGATCGTCGTGATGGCCGCCGCGGTGGCTGTGAGCAGGCGCTTTCCGGTCGTCGCGCTCGCGGTCGTGACCGTCTCGATGCTGGCCCTGCATCTGCGGGTGCATGCCGGGGTGGCCGCCGCGTTCCCCGTGCTCGGCCTGGTCTATCTCACGGCCTGGCGCGGCCGGCGCTTGCCTGCGGCGTTGGCCAGTCTGCTGTTCCTCGGCGGCTTCCTCGCACGGGACATCTCGGCCGCTCCCGAGGGCGAGGCCGCGCAGCAACTGGTCGAACGCACGTCGTTGCTGCTGGGCTGGTTCGTGGCGGCCAACGTGGCCGGGGTGATCGGCCGTCAGCGCCGGGCCTATCTCGAACAGGTGGAGCAGCGAGCGGCCGAGGCCGAACGCACCCGGGAGGAGATGGCGTTGCGGCGTGCGGGGGAGGAGCGCTTGCGGATCGCGCGCGACCTGCACGACTCGCTCACGCACAGCATCTCGGTGATCAAAGTGCAGGCCGGGATAGCCGTCCATCTGGCCCGTAAACGCGGGGAGGAGCCGCCGGCCGCGCTGCTGGCGATCCAGGAAGCGGGCGGTGCGGCGATGCGCGAGCTGCGCGAGACGCTCGAGGTGCTGCGCACACCGTCCGACGTGGAGGGCGTCGGGCTGGCCTTGGTGGGAGAGCTGGCTGAGCGCACCAGAGCGTCCGGCTTCCCCGTACGGGTTGACGTCTCGGGCGATCCCGCCGAGCTGCCCTCCGAGGTCGACCAGGCCGGTTACCGCGTCGTGCAGGAGGCGCTGACGAACATCGCCCGGCACGCCGGTCCCGCCGCCGCCGACGTCCACATCGCCTACGGGCTCGGGTCTCTGACGATCTCCGTCACCGACGACGGCCTGGCGTCCCCTGACTGTCCCGTGACGCCCGGCGTGGGCCTGCGCGGCATGCGGGAACGGGTGACCGGCCTCGGCGGCACCCTCCAGGCGGCGCCCCGCGAGGCCGGCGGCTTCGCGGTGGTGGCGACCTTTCCTCTGGACGGCGCGGCTCGTAGCGGCGCTGCCGACGGTGACAGGGCGACGCGCGGCCGCGTGGCGACCGGCGGCGGTCCAGGTGACGGCGCCGTACGCGGCGGCATCGCACGCGCTGGCGTGAGTGTGAGGGCCCACTCAGAGAATGGCGGCGGAACGGGGGAGAGCGTTGTGCGTGGCGGGACAGGGGACGGCGCAGTACGGGGCACAGCGGGCCGAACCGGTGCGGCGGGGGATGCGGCAGGGTGA
- a CDS encoding carboxymuconolactone decarboxylase family protein: MTYRFFAAPPRPTGLAAEVNRQLREDFIGPLPAFQALAAVPGLMAATWSFMRESLLADADPPVDRVDRELVAAVVSRANRCRFCVDAHVTLLHSLGARDLAEIIARGDPPPGLRHAELAAWATASRTPRARTWSSPYGPQLTGTLLAFHFLNRVVSALLTPDLLPGGLQRLPAVRAAGGRLIARNARDPKEPGRSLALLPTATSAPPAWAAGSPVGKAYAALVDFAVDGGALLGTAARETVVATARWEDGRHPQRPADWAADLVRELPAKDRVGTRIALLAAFAPHAISRGDVGLWQLTHPDDADLVRLVAFGAVTATAHVARALDPAHR; encoded by the coding sequence ATGACTTATCGCTTCTTCGCCGCCCCGCCCCGGCCCACCGGCCTCGCCGCCGAGGTCAACCGCCAGCTCCGCGAGGACTTCATCGGTCCGCTGCCCGCATTCCAGGCCCTCGCCGCGGTGCCCGGGCTGATGGCCGCGACATGGTCGTTCATGCGCGAATCGCTGCTGGCCGACGCCGATCCGCCCGTCGATCGGGTCGACCGCGAGCTGGTCGCGGCCGTCGTGTCGCGCGCCAACCGCTGCCGGTTCTGTGTGGACGCTCATGTGACGTTGTTGCACAGTCTCGGCGCGCGCGACCTGGCCGAGATCATCGCCCGGGGCGACCCACCACCCGGCCTGCGGCACGCCGAGCTCGCCGCCTGGGCCACGGCCAGCCGGACGCCGCGGGCAAGAACCTGGAGCAGCCCGTACGGTCCTCAGCTGACCGGCACTCTGCTGGCGTTCCATTTCCTCAACCGGGTCGTGTCGGCGCTGCTCACCCCGGATCTGCTGCCCGGCGGGCTCCAGCGCCTCCCCGCGGTGCGGGCGGCCGGTGGACGACTCATCGCCCGCAACGCCCGCGACCCCAAGGAACCCGGCCGCAGCCTGGCCCTCCTGCCCACCGCGACCTCGGCCCCACCCGCGTGGGCCGCCGGCAGTCCGGTCGGAAAGGCGTACGCGGCCCTCGTCGACTTCGCCGTGGACGGCGGTGCCCTGCTGGGCACGGCGGCCCGCGAGACGGTCGTGGCCACCGCGCGCTGGGAGGACGGCCGGCATCCGCAACGGCCCGCCGACTGGGCCGCCGATCTGGTACGCGAACTGCCCGCCAAAGACCGTGTCGGCACCCGCATCGCCCTGCTGGCCGCCTTCGCCCCGCACGCGATCAGCCGGGGCGACGTCGGCTTGTGGCAGCTCACCCACCCGGATGACGCCGATCTCGTCCGGCTGGTCGCCTTCGGCGCGGTCACCGCCACCGCCCACGTCGCCCGGGCCCTCGACCCGGCTCACCGTTAG
- a CDS encoding DUF6220 domain-containing protein produces the protein MRKAFVVASTVLLIVFALQFVFAAVGAFTDPRDDSSYALHSLTGMAVIPVLTLLTTLFAFLAKATGRLIAMSILPLGLTVLQALLATLANAFTDESGGSTVTGLIIGGLHAVNGIIAVHIVVAVVRGASRHAQPPTAVAPGPGVASPVDVA, from the coding sequence ATGCGCAAGGCCTTCGTCGTCGCCAGTACCGTCCTGCTGATCGTCTTCGCCCTGCAGTTCGTCTTCGCTGCCGTCGGCGCCTTCACCGATCCCCGGGACGATTCCTCGTACGCCCTGCACAGCCTCACCGGCATGGCGGTCATCCCGGTGCTCACGTTATTGACGACGTTGTTCGCTTTCCTGGCCAAGGCAACCGGCCGGCTGATCGCAATGAGCATCCTGCCGCTCGGACTGACCGTTCTGCAGGCGTTGCTGGCCACGCTGGCGAACGCGTTCACCGACGAGTCGGGCGGCAGCACGGTCACCGGCCTGATCATCGGCGGTCTGCACGCAGTGAACGGCATCATCGCGGTGCACATCGTTGTGGCCGTCGTGCGCGGAGCGAGCAGACACGCGCAACCTCCGACGGCCGTTGCACCGGGTCCGGGTGTCGCCTCGCCGGTGGACGTCGCATGA
- a CDS encoding multicopper oxidase family protein, with amino-acid sequence MTTGSLLAADLVVAVLIAAGWLGAGAAAAAGRRPIALGSAALALTATTGRALTIVALVRAGWWFGAEKVLIAGPLLAAGMAVAVAALLRRRAESVALMFAGYAATAAVLVTVLHGYPVSAGVALFAVSGIAAATAVTWRVLGARSSPRASRTAGAVAVAALVAGTGLAASAGATPVSPHRHVPVAGPAVGEPTKRFTFEAGRTTVDAGGRKVRAWAFNGQVPGPEIAATVGDIIEVTLRNRDIDRGVTLHWHGYDVPNDQDGVPDVTQAAVLPGQQFVYRFRADQAGTYWYHTHSASDVGVRMGLYGVLVVRPRAATGVDVVVPVHRLSGHDLPAAFVTAAGPGAPVRLRLINTDSITHRYAVTGAPFRVAAIDGMDLRDPPPLAGEALSIPAGGRYDVVTTAAAALSVDGRRLWSAETTVSGMPPSATLPADARSADAHPGATRSAEAQPDATRSAATQPAATDRWPVFDPLTYGTPSRTSWSQFDRSFTLVLDRGVDLRGLLPRYAHTVNGAADPDIPVQFVRRGDIVKFTIVNRSLVVHPWHLHGHHVLVLARNGQAATGSPLWLDSFDVRPGEVWEVAFEADNPGMWANHCHNLPHADAGMMLHLAYE; translated from the coding sequence ATGACGACGGGTTCGCTGCTGGCCGCCGATCTGGTCGTCGCGGTGCTGATCGCCGCGGGATGGCTCGGTGCCGGAGCGGCGGCGGCGGCCGGGCGCCGTCCGATCGCGCTCGGATCGGCGGCTCTCGCCCTTACGGCCACTACCGGTCGCGCGCTGACGATCGTCGCGCTCGTTCGCGCCGGGTGGTGGTTCGGAGCCGAGAAAGTGCTGATAGCCGGGCCGCTGCTCGCGGCCGGGATGGCCGTCGCTGTCGCCGCCCTGCTTCGTAGGCGGGCAGAATCCGTCGCGCTAATGTTCGCGGGTTACGCAGCCACAGCCGCGGTGCTCGTCACTGTCCTGCACGGGTATCCGGTGTCAGCCGGGGTGGCGTTGTTCGCGGTGTCGGGCATCGCTGCGGCGACAGCCGTGACGTGGCGTGTTCTCGGAGCGCGGTCTTCACCGAGGGCGTCGCGGACGGCCGGCGCGGTCGCGGTCGCGGCGCTCGTGGCCGGGACCGGGCTGGCCGCCTCGGCCGGCGCCACCCCGGTCTCGCCGCATCGGCATGTGCCGGTGGCCGGGCCGGCGGTGGGCGAGCCGACGAAACGGTTCACGTTCGAGGCCGGGCGGACGACCGTCGACGCCGGCGGCCGGAAGGTGCGGGCGTGGGCGTTCAACGGTCAGGTGCCCGGCCCGGAGATCGCAGCCACAGTGGGTGACATCATCGAGGTGACATTGCGGAATCGCGACATCGATCGAGGCGTGACGTTGCACTGGCACGGCTATGACGTGCCGAACGACCAGGACGGCGTGCCGGACGTGACACAGGCCGCGGTGCTGCCGGGGCAGCAGTTCGTGTACCGGTTCCGCGCCGACCAGGCGGGAACGTATTGGTATCACACGCATTCGGCGTCCGACGTGGGCGTCCGGATGGGACTGTACGGGGTGCTCGTCGTCCGTCCCCGCGCCGCGACCGGTGTCGACGTGGTCGTCCCTGTGCACAGGTTGTCGGGGCATGACCTGCCCGCTGCATTCGTCACCGCCGCCGGGCCCGGAGCCCCGGTGCGGCTGCGCCTGATCAACACCGACAGCATCACCCACCGGTACGCCGTAACGGGCGCCCCGTTCCGCGTCGCGGCGATCGACGGGATGGACTTGCGCGATCCGCCACCGCTCGCCGGGGAGGCGCTGTCCATCCCGGCCGGTGGCCGCTACGACGTGGTCACGACAGCGGCGGCCGCGCTTTCTGTCGATGGCCGCCGGCTCTGGTCGGCTGAAACGACCGTGTCCGGGATGCCGCCGTCCGCAACACTCCCGGCTGATGCACGATCGGCGGATGCACACCCGGGCGCAACGCGGTCGGCGGAAGCACAACCGGACGCAACGCGGTCGGCCGCGACGCAACCAGCCGCAACCGACCGCTGGCCGGTGTTCGATCCGCTCACGTACGGCACACCCTCGCGCACTTCTTGGTCGCAGTTCGATCGGTCGTTCACGCTCGTGCTCGACCGTGGCGTGGACTTGCGCGGTTTGCTGCCACGTTATGCGCACACGGTCAACGGAGCGGCCGACCCGGACATCCCCGTGCAGTTCGTCCGGCGCGGCGACATCGTGAAGTTCACGATCGTCAACCGCTCACTGGTCGTCCATCCGTGGCATTTGCACGGCCACCATGTGCTCGTCCTTGCGCGCAACGGACAGGCCGCAACCGGAAGCCCGCTCTGGCTGGATTCGTTCGACGTCCGCCCGGGCGAGGTGTGGGAGGTGGCGTTCGAGGCGGACAACCCGGGCATGTGGGCCAATCACTGCCACAACCTGCCCCATGCCGACGCAGGCATGATGCTGCACCTCGCCTACGAATGA
- a CDS encoding DUF899 family protein, whose product MTPPAEGGFLFSMFLRDGDDVFRAYSTTRRGVDRLLFSNNVKDLSAYGRQEDWEDSPAGWPQHPTYG is encoded by the coding sequence ATGACCCCGCCGGCCGAGGGCGGGTTTCTGTTCAGCATGTTCCTGCGTGACGGCGATGACGTCTTCCGGGCGTACAGCACCACTCGGCGCGGCGTCGACCGGCTGCTGTTCTCGAACAACGTGAAGGACCTGAGCGCGTACGGGCGGCAGGAGGACTGGGAGGACTCCCCCGCGGGCTGGCCCCAGCACCCGACCTACGGCTGA